One Corythoichthys intestinalis isolate RoL2023-P3 chromosome 9, ASM3026506v1, whole genome shotgun sequence DNA window includes the following coding sequences:
- the nicn1 gene encoding nicolin-1 isoform X2, with protein MSAATTEDVACTIKPPVFLGFRSGTRERPSGVCVVDVVLPPGKTVDIERISFKNFYTAFLSIRLQRRSPGREGAPAKWCTALRDCPLMKNPHTEGGAHDYYNLHRKQLQVSADEVSCVRLILKQPSWSWSSFGVEDVRVYPRAPPPEPDKELSEWLLALETVDPPVQVGPGGGRGGRVSEPPADVGTQPSHAGQSDLHRLRRTLRRGWLLRHSIIIADIKAVHFCCSVLV; from the exons ATGAGCGCCGCCACGACCGAGGACGTGGCCTGCACGATTAAGCCGCCTGTCTTCCTGGGCTTCAGAAGCGGGACGCGTGAGCGACCCTCCGGCGTGTGCGTCGTGGACGTGGTCCTGCCTCCAGGGAAGACGGTCGAC ATTGAGAGAATCTCCTTTAAGAACTTCTACACAGCCTTCTTGAGCATCAGGCTGCAAAGGCGGAGTCCCGGCCGGGAGGGGGCGCCAGCCAAGTGGTGTACGGCCCTCAGGGACTGCCCACTCATGAAAAACCCCCACACCGAAGGAGGGGCCCACGACTACTACAACTTACATCGGAAACAG TTGCAAGTGTCCGCTGACGAGGTGTCTTGCGTGCGACTGATCCTGAAGCAGCCGTCGTGGTCCTGGTCCTCATTCGGAGTAGAGGACGTCCGCGTTTACCCACGCGCGCCCCCACCC GAGCCGGACAAGGAGCTCTCGGAATGGCTGCTGGCCCTGGAGACGGTCGACCCGCCCGTGCAGGTA GGGCCCGGCGGTGGACGCGGCGGGCGTGTCTCGGAGCCTCCAGCAGATGTGGGCACTCAGCCAAGTCATGCAGGCCAGTCAGACCTCCACCGCCTCCGTCGGACGCTTCGAC GTGGATGGCTGTTACGACATTCAATCATTATCGCTGACATAAAAGCTGTTCATTTCTGTTGTTCTGTTCTTGTTTGA
- the nicn1 gene encoding nicolin-1 isoform X3 yields the protein MSAATTEDVACTIKPPVFLGFRSGTRERPSGVCVVDVVLPPGKTVDIERISFKNFYTAFLSIRLQRRSPGREGAPAKWCTALRDCPLMKNPHTEGGAHDYYNLHRKQLQVSADEVSCVRLILKQPSWSWSSFGVEDVRVYPRAPPPEPDKELSEWLLALETVDPPVQGPAVDAAGVSRSLQQMWALSQVMQASQTSTASVGRFDVDGCYDIQSLSLT from the exons ATGAGCGCCGCCACGACCGAGGACGTGGCCTGCACGATTAAGCCGCCTGTCTTCCTGGGCTTCAGAAGCGGGACGCGTGAGCGACCCTCCGGCGTGTGCGTCGTGGACGTGGTCCTGCCTCCAGGGAAGACGGTCGAC ATTGAGAGAATCTCCTTTAAGAACTTCTACACAGCCTTCTTGAGCATCAGGCTGCAAAGGCGGAGTCCCGGCCGGGAGGGGGCGCCAGCCAAGTGGTGTACGGCCCTCAGGGACTGCCCACTCATGAAAAACCCCCACACCGAAGGAGGGGCCCACGACTACTACAACTTACATCGGAAACAG TTGCAAGTGTCCGCTGACGAGGTGTCTTGCGTGCGACTGATCCTGAAGCAGCCGTCGTGGTCCTGGTCCTCATTCGGAGTAGAGGACGTCCGCGTTTACCCACGCGCGCCCCCACCC GAGCCGGACAAGGAGCTCTCGGAATGGCTGCTGGCCCTGGAGACGGTCGACCCGCCCGTGCAG GGCCCGGCGGTGGACGCGGCGGGCGTGTCTCGGAGCCTCCAGCAGATGTGGGCACTCAGCCAAGTCATGCAGGCCAGTCAGACCTCCACCGCCTCCGTCGGACGCTTCGAC GTGGATGGCTGTTACGACATTCAATCATTATCGCTGACATAA
- the nicn1 gene encoding nicolin-1 isoform X1, which produces MSAATTEDVACTIKPPVFLGFRSGTRERPSGVCVVDVVLPPGKTVDIERISFKNFYTAFLSIRLQRRSPGREGAPAKWCTALRDCPLMKNPHTEGGAHDYYNLHRKQLQVSADEVSCVRLILKQPSWSWSSFGVEDVRVYPRAPPPEPDKELSEWLLALETVDPPVQGPAVDAAGVSRSLQQMWALSQVMQASQTSTASVGRFDVSGTYSTLYGTKNDSSSIHFHIVHPKSNRQALRCTILNNCSARQILPPNYRNFQTVRRT; this is translated from the exons ATGAGCGCCGCCACGACCGAGGACGTGGCCTGCACGATTAAGCCGCCTGTCTTCCTGGGCTTCAGAAGCGGGACGCGTGAGCGACCCTCCGGCGTGTGCGTCGTGGACGTGGTCCTGCCTCCAGGGAAGACGGTCGAC ATTGAGAGAATCTCCTTTAAGAACTTCTACACAGCCTTCTTGAGCATCAGGCTGCAAAGGCGGAGTCCCGGCCGGGAGGGGGCGCCAGCCAAGTGGTGTACGGCCCTCAGGGACTGCCCACTCATGAAAAACCCCCACACCGAAGGAGGGGCCCACGACTACTACAACTTACATCGGAAACAG TTGCAAGTGTCCGCTGACGAGGTGTCTTGCGTGCGACTGATCCTGAAGCAGCCGTCGTGGTCCTGGTCCTCATTCGGAGTAGAGGACGTCCGCGTTTACCCACGCGCGCCCCCACCC GAGCCGGACAAGGAGCTCTCGGAATGGCTGCTGGCCCTGGAGACGGTCGACCCGCCCGTGCAG GGCCCGGCGGTGGACGCGGCGGGCGTGTCTCGGAGCCTCCAGCAGATGTGGGCACTCAGCCAAGTCATGCAGGCCAGTCAGACCTCCACCGCCTCCGTCGGACGCTTCGACGTTAGTGGCACTTACTCGACTCTTTATGGCACCAAAAATGACAGCTCATCCATTCACTTCCACATAGTTCACCCAAAATCAAACAGGCAGGCGTTACGCTGCACTATTCTCAACAATTGTTCTGCAAGACAGATCCTCCCaccaaattaccgtaattttcagactgtaaggcgcacctga